In one window of Leptospira sp. WS92.C1 DNA:
- a CDS encoding dicarboxylate/amino acid:cation symporter, translating to MPVFEKRTLLSAKIFRHLKEKLWLKILIGMAAGILAGILLGSDLSLVNPDVTQLTISWLAIPGFLFIGLLQMIMIPLIFSSIILGICSAENLENVKKLGIRTVIYFVLTTFAAVTIGIVLALWLKPGKSIIPLNGLQNSKIPNPASIPTLGQYPELFMSFFPKNPFLSITQGEMLNVIVFSVLIGIAILSVSKDLSKPILEILNSVFQISMKIVNWAMALTPFAVFGLMAKAISSIGAELLITLGVYMSTVLLGLISVLGMYSLILILMARRNPIQFFAKIASLQLLAFSTSSSAAVMPVSIQTATEDLGVKKNIAEFIIPVGATVNMDGTALYQAVATIFLAQYYGIDLGPAQLVFLLFSTVGASIGTPSTPGIGIVILATILAGLGIPTEGIGIILGVDRFLDMCRTAINVTGDLTASCVMDRMS from the coding sequence ATGCCCGTTTTTGAAAAGCGAACTCTCCTCAGCGCCAAGATTTTCAGACATTTAAAGGAAAAACTTTGGCTCAAAATTCTAATTGGGATGGCCGCGGGAATTTTAGCCGGTATCTTACTCGGATCCGATTTGTCTTTGGTAAATCCCGATGTCACCCAACTTACCATTTCTTGGCTTGCCATCCCCGGATTTCTTTTTATCGGTCTTTTGCAAATGATCATGATACCATTGATCTTTTCTTCTATTATTCTCGGAATTTGTTCCGCGGAAAATCTAGAGAATGTTAAAAAACTCGGAATCAGAACCGTAATTTATTTTGTTTTAACAACATTCGCAGCGGTTACGATCGGGATTGTTTTAGCTCTTTGGTTAAAACCGGGAAAATCCATCATTCCTCTGAACGGCTTACAAAATTCTAAAATTCCGAACCCTGCCAGTATTCCCACATTGGGACAATATCCCGAATTATTCATGTCATTCTTTCCGAAAAATCCGTTCTTATCCATCACTCAAGGAGAGATGTTAAACGTCATTGTTTTCTCAGTGTTGATCGGAATTGCGATTCTATCGGTTTCGAAAGATCTTTCCAAACCGATTCTCGAAATTCTAAATTCCGTTTTTCAAATCAGTATGAAAATCGTAAATTGGGCGATGGCACTGACTCCTTTCGCGGTTTTCGGTCTGATGGCGAAGGCCATCTCCTCGATCGGCGCTGAACTATTGATTACCCTCGGAGTTTATATGAGTACGGTGTTGCTCGGATTGATTTCAGTGCTTGGGATGTATTCTCTCATTCTGATTCTGATGGCCCGAAGAAATCCGATTCAATTTTTTGCAAAAATTGCAAGTTTGCAACTTCTTGCATTTTCAACTTCTAGTTCCGCCGCAGTCATGCCCGTTTCGATTCAAACCGCTACCGAAGATTTGGGTGTAAAAAAGAATATTGCAGAATTTATCATTCCGGTCGGAGCCACTGTAAACATGGACGGCACCGCTTTGTATCAGGCAGTCGCAACGATCTTTTTAGCTCAGTATTATGGAATCGATTTGGGTCCCGCACAGTTGGTCTTTCTTTTATTCTCAACCGTTGGCGCATCCATAGGAACTCCGAGTACACCCGGGATCGGAATCGTGATCTTGGCTACCATTCTTGCCGGATTGGGAATTCCGACAGAAGGAATCGGAATTATCCTGGGTGTGGATCGATTTTTAGACATGTGCAGAACCGCGATCAACGTCACGGGAGACCTTACCGCATCCTGCGTGATGGACAGGATGAGTTGA
- a CDS encoding SpoIIE family protein phosphatase has product MGLDFLRSDLVLFNYYSFGSLLVTFTTFFLAVFFIGLRRKTVATYHLGIAFFIFGFFEIGYFLAAFYYHPLAAYHRWLTACLILPAIAHFTQFFIRYPSNYNKKLASGFLIAQHALGFIVACLFIYFTSISEKIYHFTAHHWDFNALMASRYLSFIIASYCIIAFIFVPLWRIITDKEKKRFAIFLFAIGFMIAAFYPNIANVLSRDGVMERSTYMTSNVIFFIASFSVIVIVFINNSTERTTFMVKIVGITLFTICLIMQALVFISNQDKESEYDSLHLVNSERVLENGQKNNEVEYILRYDEKSGELITTDYDSKYDLDLSLAKVDLQNTLIYEEIAALREDNFRENLKNILDSSPEYFAGYREAIYKFVKGNSSLNSKILKTNLLTHIERLNKDAFINTNKLQGIRPESFCEEGKSYLEKSKDLESFKNGIYKNLQGCSWKEKEISGKELKAEFLKYFSYFKAAETRHYRRSKNGTGHHVAFMKYIPAKKQVVELGFSYKRYREFMHPTSVKQTIILLIVIFVVLALFPLFFKSSLVNPLNNLLSGVEKVNKGDLDVQVPVKVRDEIGFLADSFNSMVSSIKQARRELQDYAENLEEKVKERTQEVQEKMEEVQRLKVQQDGDYFLTSLLAKPLFYNANKSKLVQTEFILKQKKQFEFRGKHSDLGGDICVTGNLRLGIPDSYKRYTMVMNGDAMGKSMQGAGGALVMGVVMNSIMARSAANNRILNKTPSEWLSEVYQEIHSVFKSFNGSMVISATIFLIEEETGKCFYFNAEHPFTVLYRDGKASFLEEGLQLRKLGLDSEFDFQIRTFDLKKGDVLILGSDGRDDIDLTPEETVRTINEDENLFLRNVEKGRGNLEDIETEVRKYGELTDDLSLLKVEFQIEKKKDELDEMFTGGDRIEVALNPDIIYEDAKQLYKNGKVDQALDLLKTGYTHDTANQKINKLLGLLSFKGKDYSTAIEVLNNYLKTDPALHEYWFYLSIANKKVGKYEQALQASLKLRDIQPGNLSNLINLSDIYRLMDQFDLAEEVAHKLMHLDPGNQNGERLLKLIERDRA; this is encoded by the coding sequence ATGGGATTAGATTTTCTGAGATCAGACTTGGTTCTCTTCAACTATTATTCTTTTGGAAGTCTTCTAGTAACTTTTACGACTTTTTTTCTGGCAGTATTCTTTATCGGTTTGAGAAGAAAGACGGTAGCAACCTACCATCTCGGGATTGCGTTTTTTATCTTCGGATTTTTTGAGATCGGCTACTTTTTAGCTGCGTTTTACTATCATCCGCTTGCAGCGTATCATCGTTGGTTAACGGCCTGTTTAATCCTACCCGCGATCGCTCATTTTACTCAATTCTTTATCCGTTATCCCAGTAATTATAACAAGAAATTGGCATCAGGTTTCTTGATCGCTCAGCATGCTCTCGGATTTATAGTGGCCTGTCTTTTTATTTATTTCACATCAATTTCCGAAAAAATCTATCACTTCACCGCACATCACTGGGATTTCAACGCATTGATGGCAAGTAGATATCTTTCCTTTATCATCGCTTCTTACTGTATCATCGCATTCATTTTCGTGCCTCTTTGGAGAATCATTACCGATAAGGAAAAGAAACGATTTGCAATCTTTTTGTTTGCGATTGGATTTATGATCGCCGCATTTTATCCGAACATTGCGAACGTATTGAGTCGAGACGGCGTGATGGAAAGATCCACGTATATGACTTCGAACGTGATTTTCTTTATCGCGTCCTTCTCCGTCATAGTAATCGTATTTATCAACAACAGCACGGAACGCACTACGTTCATGGTTAAGATTGTGGGTATCACCTTATTTACGATTTGTTTGATCATGCAAGCTCTGGTTTTTATTTCCAATCAAGATAAGGAATCGGAATACGATAGCTTACACCTAGTCAACAGCGAAAGGGTTTTGGAAAATGGTCAGAAAAATAACGAAGTCGAATACATTCTCAGATACGATGAAAAATCGGGTGAATTGATCACCACCGACTATGATTCAAAATATGATTTGGATCTTTCTTTGGCCAAGGTGGATTTACAGAATACTTTGATTTACGAGGAAATTGCAGCGCTCAGAGAAGATAATTTTAGAGAGAACTTAAAAAATATTTTAGATTCTTCTCCGGAATATTTTGCGGGTTATAGGGAAGCAATTTACAAGTTTGTGAAAGGAAATTCTTCTTTAAATTCTAAAATTCTAAAAACAAATCTTTTGACTCATATCGAAAGATTAAATAAAGACGCGTTTATAAATACAAACAAACTTCAAGGGATCAGACCTGAATCTTTTTGCGAAGAGGGAAAATCCTACTTGGAAAAAAGCAAGGATTTGGAATCTTTTAAAAACGGAATTTATAAAAATTTGCAGGGATGTTCTTGGAAAGAAAAAGAAATTTCCGGAAAAGAATTAAAAGCGGAATTCTTAAAATATTTTAGTTATTTTAAAGCAGCAGAAACAAGACACTATAGAAGAAGTAAAAACGGAACCGGACATCACGTCGCTTTTATGAAATACATTCCTGCAAAAAAGCAGGTTGTAGAATTAGGATTCTCTTATAAACGATATAGAGAATTTATGCATCCTACGTCGGTAAAACAGACGATTATTCTTTTGATCGTAATCTTTGTCGTTTTAGCGTTGTTTCCTTTGTTTTTTAAGAGTAGTCTCGTGAATCCTCTCAATAACTTACTTTCCGGTGTGGAAAAAGTAAACAAGGGGGATCTGGATGTTCAAGTTCCCGTAAAGGTGAGGGATGAGATCGGATTTTTAGCTGACTCATTCAACTCGATGGTTTCTTCGATCAAACAGGCGAGAAGAGAGTTGCAGGATTACGCCGAGAATTTGGAAGAGAAGGTAAAAGAAAGAACCCAGGAAGTTCAGGAAAAAATGGAAGAAGTCCAAAGGCTGAAAGTTCAGCAGGACGGGGACTATTTCCTTACTTCGCTTCTTGCAAAACCTCTTTTTTACAACGCAAATAAATCGAAACTTGTTCAGACCGAATTTATTCTCAAACAAAAAAAACAGTTCGAATTCCGAGGAAAACATTCCGATTTGGGCGGGGATATCTGTGTCACAGGAAATTTACGTTTAGGAATTCCAGATAGTTATAAACGGTATACGATGGTCATGAACGGAGATGCCATGGGTAAATCCATGCAGGGTGCGGGCGGGGCCTTGGTTATGGGAGTCGTGATGAATTCGATCATGGCTCGATCCGCTGCAAATAACCGGATCTTAAATAAAACTCCGTCCGAATGGTTGTCGGAAGTATATCAAGAAATCCATTCTGTTTTTAAATCTTTCAACGGAAGTATGGTGATTTCGGCTACGATTTTTTTGATCGAGGAAGAAACCGGAAAATGTTTTTATTTTAACGCGGAACATCCGTTTACGGTATTGTATCGGGATGGGAAAGCCAGCTTTTTGGAAGAAGGTCTTCAATTGAGAAAACTAGGATTGGATTCCGAATTTGATTTTCAAATTCGAACCTTTGATTTGAAAAAAGGGGACGTTTTGATTCTCGGATCGGATGGTCGCGATGATATCGATTTAACTCCGGAAGAAACCGTGAGAACGATCAACGAAGACGAAAATCTATTCCTTCGAAACGTAGAAAAAGGAAGAGGTAATTTAGAAGATATCGAAACCGAAGTTCGTAAATACGGAGAACTCACGGACGACCTATCCTTGCTTAAGGTGGAATTCCAAATTGAAAAGAAAAAAGACGAACTGGATGAAATGTTCACAGGCGGAGATAGAATCGAAGTCGCTCTGAATCCGGATATTATTTATGAAGACGCGAAACAGCTTTATAAAAACGGCAAAGTAGACCAAGCTTTGGATCTGCTCAAAACCGGTTATACACACGATACCGCGAATCAAAAAATCAACAAGCTTTTGGGTCTTCTCAGTTTCAAAGGAAAGGATTATTCCACCGCGATCGAGGTTTTGAATAATTATCTTAAGACAGATCCCGCTCTTCACGAATATTGGTTCTATCTTTCCATCGCAAATAAAAAGGTCGGAAAGTATGAGCAGGCCCTTCAGGCTAGTTTAAAACTCAGAGATATTCAGCCGGGTAATCTTTCCAATCTGATCAATCTTTCGGATATCTATCGTTTGATGGATCAATTTGATTTAGCGGAAGAAGTGGCTCATAAACTGATGCATTTGGATCCGGGTAATCAGAATGGCGAAAGACTTTTAAAACTAATTGAACGAGATCGTGCGTAA
- a CDS encoding SpoIIE family protein phosphatase, protein MGETGSIWNDILLNYYSFGSLLSFLTVMLTSGVFLFIDKKVSSTKHLALGAFLLGIFQFGYVFAAVLYHPFAVYHRWLTVGLILPAILHIGQFVARYPEDDAPRFNLVTTIVLWGVAILSVGYFCLSTYSAPIKYHFTAHHWDFNAENVSRTIAIIIFSYVFINFVAIPIWRMSVLKGKLRWIVFGFMTSFLVGGTVPVIANLLSRDGYIERSIYLTSIVLLFVAAFFIILILYLNFSVEKTSFMLKIVGITFVTVLIIMQALVYISNQDKESEYDTLSKIHMERALESGKVKDGISYVIKWDQNKDVFDKEKYDPKIHPEEEQLEIDFKNTLLYERIFNLPEEGFRNSVLNLVEHSHENFGGYRYSIVNFLKDRSDLDGADLKLALNKELSRLGLYVFVASNKLDNIFPEEFCAKGRSYLDGAKEVKMFRIALEYRWNFCKWDGKTVSSVKLKEEVLNYFRPFVPSLTRYYRKKDVDDHSNHFIGFIKYDLQKDMVSEVGFSYRAYREFMHPTALKQIIVLGIVIFVIILLFPLFFRGSLVSPLNDLLSGVEKVNDGSLEVQVPIRVKDEIGFLADSFNNMVTSIREARRDLQDYAEHLASKVKQRTEELSEKIEEFQRLKTQQDGDYFLTSLLAKPLNYNASKSTRVSTQFLLRQKKQFEFRGKRADLGGDICVTGNLRLGTVDHFKKYIFAMNGDAMGKSMQGAGGSLVMGVVINSILARSAADNRILDTTPEQWLTETYQEVNAVFKSFNGSMVISATTFLIEEESGKAYYFNAEHPFTVLYRDGKASFLDPSLSLRKIGLESEYPFQVFSTTLREGDVLILGSDGKDDLDLTPDLETRSINEDETLFLKTVEAGKGNIEVIEQLIYKHGEITDDLSLLRIEFGILKTDQESASSQKNQTAISSPNKELSDWSLSYSHARELYKDGNIKEAIDELKDLYSKTPNDSKVIKLLALLSFKDKDYIKAVEILGKYLDLDPELSEYWYYLSVANKKIGRLPEAISASEMVVSKQPDNANNLVNLSDLYRLQEEYSRAKEFAIRALDLDPQNENAKRILKKIENKI, encoded by the coding sequence ATGGGTGAAACAGGATCCATCTGGAACGATATACTCCTCAATTATTATTCATTTGGAAGTTTACTTTCCTTCCTTACCGTTATGCTGACCTCCGGAGTTTTTCTTTTTATAGATAAAAAAGTATCGAGCACGAAACATCTTGCGTTAGGCGCTTTTCTACTAGGAATTTTTCAATTCGGTTATGTTTTTGCCGCGGTACTCTATCATCCGTTTGCAGTGTATCATCGTTGGCTTACTGTCGGTTTGATTTTACCAGCTATTTTGCACATCGGTCAATTTGTCGCCCGGTATCCGGAAGATGACGCGCCAAGATTCAATTTGGTTACTACGATCGTATTATGGGGAGTCGCGATTCTTTCGGTCGGATATTTCTGTCTTTCGACCTACAGCGCACCGATCAAATATCACTTCACCGCGCATCATTGGGATTTCAACGCCGAGAACGTGAGTAGAACGATTGCGATCATTATTTTTTCTTACGTTTTTATAAACTTTGTGGCGATACCGATCTGGAGAATGAGTGTTCTTAAGGGAAAACTCCGTTGGATCGTTTTCGGATTTATGACGTCTTTTTTAGTAGGAGGAACGGTTCCGGTTATCGCTAACTTACTTAGTAGAGACGGATACATAGAGCGTTCAATTTATCTTACTTCGATCGTGCTTTTATTCGTGGCCGCATTTTTTATTATTCTCATTCTTTATTTGAACTTCTCCGTCGAAAAAACTTCGTTTATGCTTAAGATAGTAGGAATCACGTTTGTTACCGTTCTGATTATCATGCAAGCATTGGTCTATATTTCCAACCAGGATAAAGAATCGGAATACGATACACTTAGCAAGATTCATATGGAAAGAGCCTTGGAAAGCGGCAAAGTCAAAGACGGAATTTCTTATGTGATCAAATGGGATCAGAACAAAGACGTTTTTGACAAAGAAAAATACGATCCCAAGATTCATCCCGAAGAGGAACAGTTAGAGATCGATTTTAAAAACACTTTACTTTATGAAAGAATTTTCAATCTTCCCGAAGAAGGTTTTAGAAATTCGGTATTGAATCTTGTAGAACATTCTCATGAGAATTTCGGAGGATATAGATATTCGATCGTAAATTTTTTAAAAGATCGTTCGGATTTGGATGGAGCAGATCTAAAACTCGCTCTTAATAAAGAATTATCCCGATTAGGCCTGTATGTTTTTGTTGCTTCCAACAAGTTGGATAATATCTTTCCAGAAGAATTTTGTGCCAAGGGAAGAAGTTATCTGGACGGGGCTAAAGAAGTAAAGATGTTCAGAATCGCTTTGGAATATCGATGGAATTTTTGTAAGTGGGACGGAAAGACAGTTTCGTCCGTGAAACTTAAAGAAGAAGTTCTCAACTATTTTCGTCCGTTTGTACCCTCTCTTACTAGATACTACCGAAAGAAGGATGTGGATGATCACAGCAATCATTTTATCGGATTTATCAAATACGATCTTCAAAAAGACATGGTGAGCGAAGTTGGTTTTTCGTATCGCGCCTATCGTGAATTTATGCATCCTACCGCTTTGAAACAGATCATAGTACTTGGAATCGTGATTTTTGTGATCATCCTTTTATTCCCTCTTTTCTTTAGAGGAAGTCTTGTGTCACCTCTCAACGATCTATTGAGCGGAGTTGAGAAAGTAAACGACGGAAGTCTGGAAGTTCAGGTCCCAATCCGTGTTAAGGACGAAATCGGGTTTTTAGCGGATTCCTTTAATAACATGGTTACTTCGATTCGAGAAGCAAGAAGAGATCTTCAAGATTACGCGGAACACCTTGCTTCTAAAGTAAAACAGAGAACGGAAGAGCTATCCGAAAAAATCGAAGAATTTCAGAGACTGAAAACTCAACAAGACGGGGATTATTTTCTGACATCTTTGCTTGCAAAACCTCTAAACTACAATGCGAGTAAATCGACACGCGTCTCCACTCAGTTTTTACTCAGACAGAAAAAGCAATTCGAATTTAGAGGAAAACGCGCTGACCTAGGTGGAGATATCTGCGTGACGGGAAATCTGCGTTTGGGGACCGTCGATCATTTTAAAAAATATATCTTTGCGATGAACGGCGATGCGATGGGCAAATCGATGCAAGGTGCTGGAGGTTCCCTCGTGATGGGAGTTGTGATCAATTCGATCCTAGCCCGTTCGGCTGCGGATAATCGAATTTTGGATACGACTCCCGAACAATGGCTGACCGAAACATATCAAGAAGTCAACGCTGTGTTCAAATCGTTCAACGGAAGTATGGTGATTTCCGCTACTACGTTTCTTATCGAAGAGGAAAGCGGGAAGGCTTATTATTTTAATGCGGAACATCCGTTTACAGTTCTTTATCGGGATGGCAAGGCTAGCTTTTTAGATCCGTCTCTTTCGCTTCGTAAGATAGGATTGGAATCGGAATATCCGTTCCAAGTATTTTCAACAACCCTGAGAGAAGGGGATGTTCTCATACTCGGTTCGGATGGAAAAGACGATTTAGATCTGACTCCGGATTTGGAAACAAGATCGATCAACGAAGATGAAACGTTATTCTTAAAAACGGTTGAAGCTGGAAAAGGAAATATAGAAGTTATCGAGCAATTGATTTATAAACACGGGGAAATCACTGATGATCTGTCCTTACTCAGAATTGAGTTTGGAATCTTAAAAACGGATCAGGAATCCGCATCTTCACAGAAAAATCAAACCGCAATTTCTTCCCCAAACAAGGAACTTTCAGATTGGAGTCTTTCTTATTCTCATGCTCGAGAATTATATAAAGATGGAAATATCAAAGAGGCAATTGACGAACTCAAGGATCTATATTCTAAAACACCGAATGATTCGAAAGTCATAAAGCTTTTAGCCCTGTTGAGTTTTAAAGATAAGGATTATATCAAGGCTGTGGAAATTTTAGGAAAATATTTGGACCTGGACCCGGAGCTAAGCGAATATTGGTATTATCTTTCCGTAGCAAATAAAAAAATAGGAAGACTACCGGAAGCGATATCCGCTTCGGAGATGGTCGTTTCCAAACAACCGGACAACGCAAACAATCTTGTCAATCTTTCGGATCTATATAGACTTCAGGAAGAATATAGTAGGGCAAAGGAATTTGCAATCAGGGCATTGGATCTCGATCCTCAAAACGAGAATGCAAAAAGGATTTTAAAGAAAATAGAAAATAAGATTTAA
- a CDS encoding DUF2147 domain-containing protein, which translates to MTKFRTIAIFLALAFVSAPAFAGEEDAILGKWWNKEKDAQVDVHKCGAKICGKIIWLKEPLYPAGSTEGTPGTPKVDIHNKDESLRTRPTLGLVFLTGFGYEGEQVWSGGRVYDPKGGKTYDGRLTLRNADTLDLKGGYKVGFMMIGKESTWTRVK; encoded by the coding sequence ATGACCAAATTTAGAACGATCGCAATTTTTCTCGCTCTTGCATTTGTTTCTGCGCCTGCATTTGCCGGTGAAGAAGATGCAATTCTAGGAAAATGGTGGAACAAGGAAAAAGACGCTCAAGTTGATGTGCATAAATGCGGAGCAAAAATTTGCGGAAAAATCATTTGGCTAAAAGAGCCGCTTTATCCTGCGGGAAGCACTGAAGGAACTCCTGGTACTCCAAAAGTGGATATCCACAATAAAGACGAAAGCCTTCGTACCCGCCCAACACTCGGTCTTGTTTTTCTCACCGGTTTTGGCTACGAAGGTGAACAAGTTTGGTCCGGAGGAAGAGTTTACGATCCGAAAGGGGGAAAAACCTACGACGGAAGACTTACATTAAGAAATGCTGATACTTTGGATCTAAAGGGCGGCTACAAAGTCGGTTTCATGATGATCGGAAAAGAATCAACTTGGACTCGAGTAAAATAA
- the dcd gene encoding dCTP deaminase — MILTGKEIQKRIGKDIIIAPYSEKQLNPNSYNLRLHEELLVYTELPLDMKKPNPAERLIIPETGLLLKPGVLYLGRTLESTETYNLVPMLEGRSSIGRLGMLVHVTAGFGDVGFKGFWTLEISVIQPLIIYPGVEVCQIFYHTVEGQITEYSSGKYQANQGIQPSMLYKDFEK; from the coding sequence ATGATTCTTACAGGAAAAGAAATTCAAAAACGAATCGGCAAAGATATTATTATCGCTCCTTATTCAGAAAAACAACTCAATCCAAATTCTTACAATCTGAGACTTCACGAAGAACTTTTAGTTTATACCGAACTTCCGCTGGATATGAAAAAACCGAATCCTGCTGAACGATTGATCATCCCTGAAACTGGTCTTCTTTTAAAACCGGGTGTTTTATACTTAGGAAGAACTTTAGAATCTACTGAAACGTATAATTTAGTTCCGATGCTCGAAGGTCGTTCCTCGATCGGAAGATTGGGAATGTTGGTTCACGTAACCGCCGGATTCGGAGACGTGGGTTTTAAAGGATTTTGGACACTTGAAATATCCGTAATTCAACCTTTGATTATCTATCCTGGCGTAGAGGTTTGCCAAATATTCTATCATACGGTAGAAGGACAAATAACGGAATATTCTTCCGGAAAATACCAAGCAAATCAAGGGATTCAACCTTCAATGTTGTATAAAGACTTCGAGAAGTAA
- a CDS encoding enoyl-CoA hydratase-related protein encodes MSESSTILYSTEQDIAVLLLNRPEKRNAISRELLSSLHDSILKAKKDNKIRSLVLGGIGPSFCAGADLKERTTMSKKEVTQFLENLKKCFLELENFPYPTIAALDGDAFGGGLELALCCDFIFLKNDIRIGLTETRLGIIPGGGGTQRLSRRIGIAKAKEMIFTGKTIDASTALNFGLANSIWHDSSLPAAKMLAEEIAAHSAPIALQLAKKAITEGYGQDIQTALKTESKYYNETLNTEDRLEALQAFQEKRKPIFKGK; translated from the coding sequence ATGAGCGAATCTTCGACAATACTCTACTCAACGGAACAGGACATTGCAGTCTTACTGCTCAATCGACCTGAAAAAAGAAATGCGATCAGTCGAGAATTACTCTCGTCGCTTCACGATTCCATTCTAAAAGCCAAAAAAGACAATAAAATTCGGTCTCTCGTTTTGGGTGGAATTGGGCCTTCGTTTTGTGCGGGCGCGGATCTCAAAGAACGAACGACTATGTCTAAAAAAGAAGTCACACAATTTCTGGAGAATTTAAAGAAGTGTTTTTTAGAATTGGAAAACTTTCCATACCCGACAATTGCGGCGTTGGACGGAGATGCATTCGGTGGCGGACTGGAACTGGCTCTTTGTTGCGACTTTATTTTTTTAAAAAATGACATCCGGATCGGTTTAACCGAAACCCGCCTCGGGATTATTCCCGGTGGAGGTGGAACACAAAGGCTTTCTCGCAGAATCGGAATTGCAAAAGCAAAGGAAATGATTTTCACCGGAAAGACGATCGATGCTTCAACGGCGTTGAACTTCGGACTTGCAAATTCAATCTGGCACGACTCCTCTCTTCCTGCTGCAAAAATGCTCGCGGAGGAAATTGCGGCTCACTCTGCCCCCATCGCTCTTCAGCTTGCAAAGAAAGCAATTACGGAAGGTTATGGTCAGGATATACAAACAGCGCTTAAGACTGAAAGTAAATACTACAACGAAACTTTAAATACGGAAGATCGGTTAGAAGCGCTACAAGCATTTCAAGAAAAACGAAAACCGATTTTTAAAGGAAAATAA
- a CDS encoding IPT/TIG domain-containing protein, whose product MLHKSTRLILLTLFIFLVQCTEKKSADLFSDLGLGNPVVTVIDPPAGSPPQSNGVSYTGTQITITGRNFVPNLTDNIVKFNDLTATLFSATTTEIITTIPAGATGGFLTVAKADGACDTVYGTDGFNCSARRFYVDCYKAYDSLHGEETAVNYPDSQTIQFTEDFSTKAFRSNLRETGGTILTFECDNLISVKYFSTSCVASEVGTSAAPVYNPTINFENNYAVQYFVTSAKGACKIGFQ is encoded by the coding sequence ATGCTACATAAATCGACAAGATTGATTCTTCTAACTCTATTCATTTTTCTCGTTCAATGTACTGAAAAAAAATCGGCAGATTTATTTTCAGATCTTGGACTGGGAAATCCAGTAGTCACCGTCATCGATCCCCCGGCCGGATCACCCCCGCAATCGAACGGGGTTTCTTATACGGGGACACAAATCACGATTACAGGGAGAAATTTTGTTCCCAATTTAACGGACAATATCGTGAAATTCAACGATCTAACCGCCACTTTATTTTCCGCAACCACTACAGAGATTATCACCACGATTCCGGCGGGTGCAACGGGAGGTTTTTTGACGGTGGCAAAAGCAGACGGAGCTTGTGATACGGTCTATGGGACTGACGGATTCAATTGTTCTGCACGACGATTTTATGTGGATTGTTATAAGGCTTACGATTCGCTGCATGGGGAAGAAACTGCGGTGAATTATCCGGATTCGCAAACGATCCAATTTACCGAGGATTTTTCCACAAAAGCATTCCGTTCCAATCTGAGGGAAACCGGTGGCACGATCCTCACCTTTGAATGTGATAATCTGATTTCCGTAAAATACTTTTCGACGAGTTGTGTCGCCTCCGAAGTCGGCACTTCCGCGGCTCCGGTTTACAATCCGACTATCAATTTTGAGAACAATTACGCGGTTCAATACTTTGTAACCTCGGCTAAAGGAGCCTGTAAAATCGGGTTTCAATAA
- a CDS encoding VOC family protein has translation MIIVEGIDYFLIPAENPETSAKFYSDIFDFESVDEKSGEYIVMGLDSINIKLQKISGFKNSLGESKIPVLSFVLDVDDFTEAIAELEENKISIVRGPETNSAGEFLHFLDPAGNVLEISYKD, from the coding sequence ATGATTATCGTTGAAGGAATCGACTATTTCTTAATACCTGCGGAGAATCCAGAAACCTCTGCGAAGTTTTATTCTGATATATTCGATTTTGAATCTGTGGATGAAAAATCCGGTGAATACATCGTAATGGGACTGGATTCGATCAATATCAAACTCCAGAAAATTTCCGGATTTAAAAATTCTCTCGGAGAAAGCAAAATTCCTGTTCTCAGCTTTGTTCTCGACGTGGATGATTTCACGGAAGCAATCGCCGAGTTAGAGGAAAATAAAATTTCCATCGTTCGCGGACCGGAAACCAACAGTGCGGGGGAGTTCCTTCACTTTTTAGATCCGGCTGGAAATGTTTTAGAAATCAGTTATAAAGACTAA